In the genome of Rhodamnia argentea isolate NSW1041297 chromosome 3, ASM2092103v1, whole genome shotgun sequence, one region contains:
- the LOC125314326 gene encoding LOW QUALITY PROTEIN: protein PYRICULARIA ORYZAE RESISTANCE 21-like (The sequence of the model RefSeq protein was modified relative to this genomic sequence to represent the inferred CDS: inserted 1 base in 1 codon), producing the protein MAAKVTRMLIKVDLQCCRCHKKIKKVLCKFPQIRDQIYDEKQNAVLITVVCCSPEKIRQKIICEGGETVQSVEILPDKPKELEKKPEKPKEPEKPEKKTEKKPEKPKKPEKKEPEKPKEPPPKPPQPSPQPPPPKGPKAVPGYPPVPMYPMVGVCWCPCYEGYCGGPCYIXGHGRPALCYDGCGSPAYECQGGSRGYYVSRCDYFSEENPTGCTVM; encoded by the exons ATGGCAGCGAAG GTGACCAGAATGTTGATAAAGGTGGATCTGCAGTGCTGTCGCTGTcacaagaagatcaagaaagtACTCTGTAAATTTCCtc AAATCCGAGACCAGATATACGATGAGAAGCAGAACGCGGTGTTGATCACCGTCGTGTGCTGCAGCCCGGAGAAGATCCGGCAGAAGATCATCTGCGAGGGCGGCGAGACGGTGCAGAGCGTGGAGATCCTGCCCGACAAGCCCAAGGAGCTGGAGAAGAAGCCGGAGAAGCCCAAGGAGCCGGAGAAGCCCGAGAAGAAAACCGAGAAGAAACCCGAGAAGCCAAAAAAGCCCGAGAAGAAGGAGCCAGAGAAGCCCAAAGAGC CCCCACCGAAGCCTCCACAGCCATCTCCGCAGCCGCCGCCCCCGAAGGGGCCAAAGGCAGTGCCGGGCTACCCGCCGGTGCCAATGTATCCGATGGTGGGGGTCTGCTGGTGTCCATGCTATGAAGGGTATTGTGGGGGACCATGTTATA ACGGGCATGGGAGGCCAGCGCTGTGCTACGACGGATGCGGAAGCCCGGCTTACGAGTGCCAAGGTGGGAGCAGGGGTTACTACGTGAGCCGATGTGATTACTTTAGTGAAGAAAATCCGACTGGGTGCACCGTCATGTGA